Below is a window of Nocardia asteroides DNA.
GCGCCCAGGTTGGAGGTCAGGATGAGGATGGTGTTGCGGAAGTCGACCGTGCGGCCCTGGCTGTCGGTCAGCCTGCCCTCGTCGAGCACCTGCAACAGGATGTCGAAGACGTCGGGGTGCGCCTTCTCGATCTCGTCGAACAGCACCACCGAGTACGGCCGCCTGCGCACCGCCTCGGTGAGCTGACCGCCCTGGTCGTAGCCGACATATCCGGGCGGCGCGCCCACCAGCCGGGCCACCGAGTGCTTCTCGCTGTACTCGCTCATGTCGATGCGGACGATGGCGCGCTCGTCGGCGAACAGGAAGTCCGCCAGCGACTTCGCCAGCTCCGTCTTGCCGACGCCGGTCGGTCCGACGAACATGAACGAGCCCGTCGGCCGGTTCGGGTCGGCCACCCCGGCGCGCGCCCGGCGCACCGCGTCCGACACCGCCTGCACGGCTTCCTCCTGGCCGACGACACGTCCGGCGACCTCGGTCTCCATCCGCAGCAGCTTGGCGGTCTCGCCCTCCATCATCCGGCCGACCGGCACGCCGGTCCACGACGAGACGACGTCGGCGATGTCGTCGGGGGTGACCTCCTCGTTCAGCATCACGTCGCCGTCGGCGGCCGCGCCGCTGGTCTGCTCGGCCTGGGCCAGCTCCTTCTCCAGCGCCGGGATCCGGCCGTAGCGCAGCTCGGCGGCCTTGCCGAGGTCGCCGTCGCGTTCGGCCCGCTCGGACTCCCCGCGCAGCGCCTCGAGCTGCTCCTTGAGCCCGCGCACCGAATCGATGGCGTTCTTCTCGTTCTGCCAGCGGGTGGTGAGCTGGTTGAGCTTCTCGCGGTCGTCGGCGAGTTCGGAACGCAGCTTCTCCAGCCGCTGCTTGGAGCCCTCGTCGGTCTCCTTCGCCAGCGCGACCTCCTCGATCTCGAGCCGGCGCACCGCGCGCTCGACCTCGTCGATCTCGACCGGGCGCGAGTCGATCTCCATGCGCAGCCGCGAGGCCGACTCGTCGATCAGGTCGATCGCCTTGTCGGGCAGGAAGCGCGAGGTGATGTAGCGGTCCGACAGCGTCGCGGCCGCCACCAGCGCGGAATCGGTGATCCGCACGCCGTGGTGCACCTCGTAGCGTTCCTTGATGCCGCGCAGAATGCCGATGGTGTCGGCCACCGACGGCTCACCCACCATGACCTGCTGGAAGCGCCGTTCCAGCGCGGCGTCCTTCTCGATGTACTTGCGGTACTCGTCGAGGGTGGTCGCGCCGACCAGGCGCAGCTCGCCGCGGGCCAGCAGCGGCTTGATCATGTTGCCCGCGTCCATCGCGGAGTCGCCGGTGCCACCGGCGCCGACGATGGTGTGCAGCTCGTCGATGAAGGTGATGATCTCGCCCGCGCTGTTCTTGATGTCGTCGAGCACGGCCTTGAGCCGCTCCTCGAACTCACCGCGGTACTTCGCGCCCGCGACCATCGCGCCCAGGTCGAGCGAGACGACCTTCTTGTCCCGCAACGATTCCGGCACGTCGCCCTCGATGATGCGGCGCGCCAGACCCTCCACGATGGCGGTCTTGCCGACGCCGGGCTCACCGATCAGCACCGGGTTGTTCTTGGTACGCCGCGACAGCACCTGCACCACGCGGCGGATCTCGGTGTCGCGCCCGATCACCGGGTCGAGCTTGCCCGCGCGGGCGGCCTCGGTGAGGTCGGTGGAGTACTTCTCCAGCGCCTGGTAGCTGGCCTCGGGGTCGGGGTTGGTGACGCGGGCGCTGCCGCGCACCTTGGTGAAGGCCTCGCGCAGCGCCTCGGGGCTGGCGCCGTGCCGGTGCAGCAGCTTGGCGATCTCGGAGTCGCCGTCGGCCAGACCGACCAGCAGATGCTCGGTGGAGACGTACTCGTCGCCGAGTTCGGTGGCCAGCCGCTGGGCGGCGCTGATCGCGGCCAGCGATTCGCGGCCGAGCTGCGGGGTGGTGGTCGCTCCGGTCGCGCGCGGCAGCCGGTCGACGATGTCGCCCGCTTCGCGCTCGACCGTCGCCGGGTCGACGCCGATGGCCTTCAGCAGCGGGGCGGCGATGCCATCGGTCTGATCCAGCAACGCCACCAGCAAGTGCGCCGGACGGATCTCCGGATTGCCCGCCGCCGACGCGGCCTGCAGGGCGGCGGTCAGCGCCGCCTGGGTCTTGGTGGTGGGATTGAACGAGTCCACAGATCTCCTCCGGGTGTGTCTGACGGTATCGACTGGTTCAACGCTCACAAAGTTGAGTCTGTTCCGCTCAACTCTACAATTTTCCCCGCGGACACGGAATCGCTGTTCACGCTACGCCGCGACACCACCGAAGACGATCAATCGCCGCACGTCGCAGGGGTGGACGCCTAGGATTGCCGTGCCCGGACCATCCCGACAAGAGGAGCCGACCGATGCGCGCGATCGTGGTTGAGAAGTTCGGTGCCACTCCGGAACTCGCCGATATGCCGGTGCCCCAGCCGGGCGCGGGCGAAGTGCAGGTCGCCCTGGACGCGGCGGGCGTGAACCCCTTCGACCTCAAGATGGCCGACGGCATCCTCGAGGGCAAGATGCCCACCGACTTCCCGATGATCCTCGGCGTGGACGGCGCCGGCACGATCTCGGCCGTCGGACCGGGCGTGCGCTCGTTCAACGTGGGCGACCGGGTGGTCGGCAAGTTCCTCACCGCGCCGGCCGGGCACGGCAGCTGGGCGCAGTACGCGACCCTGCCCGAGGACGCCACGCTGGTACCGATCCCCGAGGGCGTCACCTCGGTGGCGGCCGCCGCGCTGCCAGTCGCCGGGGTGACCGCGCAGGACCTCGTCGAGACCGCGCAGATCCAGCCCGGCCAGACCGTGCTGATCGTCGGCGCGACCGGCGGCGTCGGCTCGTTCCTGGTGCAGCTGGCCAATATCGCGGGCGGGCACGTGATCGCGACCGCGCGCGGCGACGCCACCGACCAGGTGGCCCGCCTCGGCGCCGCCGAGACCATCGACTACACCCGGCCCCGGCCCGCCGACCCGAACGTCGTCGACCCCGATCCCGCCGCCTACCGCGACTCCAGCATCACCGACGCGGTCCACTTCACCCACCCCGACGGCATCGACATCCTCTTCGACCTGATCAGCGGCCCAGCCGATTTCGCCCGCCACGCCACCCTGGTCCGCGACGGCGGCCGCGCCTACTCCACCACCTGGGCCGCCGACGAACCCGCCCTGCGCGCCCGCGACATCACCGGCGGCAACTTCGAATCCAAGGGCCGCGGCCCCGAACTCACCCGCCTGCTGTCCCGCGTCGCCGCGGGCGACGTCGTGGTCCCCGTCGAAGCCACCGTCCCCCTCGAAGCCGCCCCCGCCGTCCTCGGCGCCGGCAGCGCCCGCGGCAAAACCGTCCTCGCCATCTGACCGGTCAGTGGTTGCGGTAGGTGCCTTCTCTGGCCTTGGTGGCGGTGGTGGTGAGCATGGTGGTGAGGGTGGCGTGGAGGCGGGTGGGGGTGGTGGGTTTGGCGATGAAGGTGGCCTCGCCGTAGAAGACGTAGCGGCCGTCGCCGGTGAGGTCGTGCAGCTGGAAATCGTCGCGGCCCTCGGTGTGGCGGTTGTCGACGCTGCCGTGGGCGTAGACGCCGATGTGGGTGAGGGTGTCGGTGGGTTTGGCGAGGAAGGTCTCGAGTTGCTCGCGCGGGGTGGGGTTCCAGGCGTCGCGGACGTGCGGGCGGGGTGCCGCGAGTTCGGCTGCGGTGACCTTGATTTCGCGGCCGTTGCCGGGCGCGACCTTGGGTAACGTCGACAGGACGGCGGCGGCCAGCGTGTCCGGCGTCAGCAGATGCAGGGTGATGTCGCCGGCGTTGGCCTCCTCGCCCGGGGCCTGGACGGCGAGGGCG
It encodes the following:
- a CDS encoding NADP-dependent oxidoreductase, whose protein sequence is MRAIVVEKFGATPELADMPVPQPGAGEVQVALDAAGVNPFDLKMADGILEGKMPTDFPMILGVDGAGTISAVGPGVRSFNVGDRVVGKFLTAPAGHGSWAQYATLPEDATLVPIPEGVTSVAAAALPVAGVTAQDLVETAQIQPGQTVLIVGATGGVGSFLVQLANIAGGHVIATARGDATDQVARLGAAETIDYTRPRPADPNVVDPDPAAYRDSSITDAVHFTHPDGIDILFDLISGPADFARHATLVRDGGRAYSTTWAADEPALRARDITGGNFESKGRGPELTRLLSRVAAGDVVVPVEATVPLEAAPAVLGAGSARGKTVLAI
- the clpB gene encoding ATP-dependent chaperone ClpB — protein: MDSFNPTTKTQAALTAALQAASAAGNPEIRPAHLLVALLDQTDGIAAPLLKAIGVDPATVEREAGDIVDRLPRATGATTTPQLGRESLAAISAAQRLATELGDEYVSTEHLLVGLADGDSEIAKLLHRHGASPEALREAFTKVRGSARVTNPDPEASYQALEKYSTDLTEAARAGKLDPVIGRDTEIRRVVQVLSRRTKNNPVLIGEPGVGKTAIVEGLARRIIEGDVPESLRDKKVVSLDLGAMVAGAKYRGEFEERLKAVLDDIKNSAGEIITFIDELHTIVGAGGTGDSAMDAGNMIKPLLARGELRLVGATTLDEYRKYIEKDAALERRFQQVMVGEPSVADTIGILRGIKERYEVHHGVRITDSALVAAATLSDRYITSRFLPDKAIDLIDESASRLRMEIDSRPVEIDEVERAVRRLEIEEVALAKETDEGSKQRLEKLRSELADDREKLNQLTTRWQNEKNAIDSVRGLKEQLEALRGESERAERDGDLGKAAELRYGRIPALEKELAQAEQTSGAAADGDVMLNEEVTPDDIADVVSSWTGVPVGRMMEGETAKLLRMETEVAGRVVGQEEAVQAVSDAVRRARAGVADPNRPTGSFMFVGPTGVGKTELAKSLADFLFADERAIVRIDMSEYSEKHSVARLVGAPPGYVGYDQGGQLTEAVRRRPYSVVLFDEIEKAHPDVFDILLQVLDEGRLTDSQGRTVDFRNTILILTSNLGAGGDREQVMEAVRRAFKPEFLNRLDDVVMFHALDAKQLESIVDINLRQLQQRLAQRRLTLDVTEEAKQWLAVRGYDPAYGARPLRRLIQQAIGDSLAKELLAGAVTDGDTVRVDVDDATDKLVVGREAAHSS
- a CDS encoding ESX secretion-associated protein EspG: MYTWHLTALEFRTLWEATGRDVLPYPLHHCHTSDFRADTDRLVRKAAESLQAQFDTNLDYAVAALLAPHARVEVAGMARGTRTIRAHGGTRDGYAALAVQAPGEEANAGDITLHLLTPDTLAAAVLSTLPKVAPGNGREIKVTAAELAAPRPHVRDAWNPTPREQLETFLAKPTDTLTHIGVYAHGSVDNRHTEGRDDFQLHDLTGDGRYVFYGEATFIAKPTTPTRLHATLTTMLTTTATKAREGTYRNH